The nucleotide sequence AAATCCGATCCTATTCAATTGCGACTTTGGTAGGGCGGAGACGGCCGCCACCAAAACGCAAACAGGGCCTGCTGCGCACAAGCGCAACAGGCCCTGCATTCATGCGGCAGGAGCTATCAGGCAACCATGCGTGCGCAATGGTCTTCCTGTGCATAGGCCTTGCCAAAGCGGTTCGCGAGGAACGCTCCGAGCGTAATGTCTTCCTGGCGGATAAAGCCCTGCTGTGGAAGATCGCCCTTGGCGAGCATGTCGAGCACGGCGCAGATCGCCGAAGCCGTCGTAATCTGAATGCCCGAGCGCACGATCTTGCCAACCGGAGCGGCATAGACCTTATTCGCGTAGGTTTCCTGAACCAGGCGACCATTCTTGGTGCCCGACACAGTCACGAAAATCACCACAACGTCCTGAAGAGTGGTCGGCAGGGCATTTTCGAAGATGTCCTTGAGCACTTCACGGCGATGACGCAGGCCGAGATCGTTGAGAAGCGCCTTCATCAACGCAACGTGACCCGGATAGCGGATCGTGCGGTAGTTGAGCGTGCGCACCTTGCCTTCCAGCGTTTCGCAAAGCGTGCCCAGACCACCCGAGGTGTTGAAGGCTTCGTAGGTGACGCCATCAAGCGAAAACTCTTCGCGCTCTTCGAGAGCAGGAACTTCGGTCAGTTCGCCGTTCACGATAGCTTCGCATGGCTCGATATATTCGTTGATGACGCCGTCCGTGCTCCAGGTCAGGTTATAGTTCAGAGCATTCGAAGGGTACTGCGGCAGAGCGCCAACGCGCATACGAACGCTGTCCAGCTTGTCAAAACGCTTCGCCAGATCATAGGCAACGATGGAGATGAAGCCGGGAGCAAGGCCACACTGCGGAATGAAAGCCGTCTTCGCTTCCTTCGCCAGTTCCTTGACGCGACGCGTGCTGGCCACATCTTCGGTCAGGTCGAGATAATGCACGCCTGCCTTGGCCGCAGCTTCGGCGATACGGGTCGTCAGGTGGAACGGAGCGGCGCTGAGTACCGCAAACTTGCCGGCCAAGGCAGCTTCGAGGGCCTTGGCGTCTTCAATGTCGAGCGCCTGCGTCTTGACTTCGGCACCCGATTCCAGTGCATCGAGCTGCGCTTGAGAGCGGTCGACAACGGTAACAGCATACTCGCCTGTGGAAGCGAGAAGATCGGCAATGGTAGCGCCGATTTTGCCTGCACCTACAACAACGATCTCTTTCATGTAAATTCCCCTTGGAATGCAATTCGGATATGCAAGAATCGCATAGTTCCATGCAAAAAGAAGTATGCGAACTGACGATATGACGTTGTTTGTTTATGCATATTGACGTATTTTATATGCATTATGACGACAGAAGCAGATCTAATCCTCATCGCCCTCCTCCGTGAAAATGCCCGTGCTTCGACGGCCGACCTTGCGAGGCGCCTCGGAGTTTCGCGAACAACGGTTCAAAGCCGTATCGAGAAGCTCGAAAAGCGCGGTGTCATCGAGGGTTATACGGTCCGAATCGCCCCGGAGTTCGAGCGTGATCTGGTGCGCGCCCACGTATTAGTGACTGCCTTGCCAAAGCTCGCGCCAAAGGTCGAAACTGCATTGCGCGGCATGATGGCCGTCCGTTCACTTCATTCTGTGAGCGGACATTTCGATATGATCGTCGTTGTGGAAGCCCCTTCCATACAGGAGCTTGATGCCGTTCTGGATCGCATAGGCGCGCTGGAAGGCGTCGAGCGCACGATGTCGTCCATCATCCTCTCGACGCGAATTGATCGTTAAGATACAAAAACAATATCGCAGCGGTCAGAATCACTGGCAGTGCTTAGGTGGAGACTGCTCCACTCATGCGCTTTCGGCGAAAAAGCATCACCGCAAGCCCCAGAAGCACGGTGCCTGCAATAAACAGAAAGGCTGCGGCAGCGATCGCCGGGCTGATGTTCTCACGAATTGTCGAGAACATCTGGCGCGCGAGGGTACGCTGATTTGGTCCCGCGACGAACAGCGTCAGAACAACCTCGTCCAGCGAGGTGGCGAATGCCAGCACAGCACCCGAAGCGATACCCGGCATGGCAAGCGGAAGCGTGATTTTTCGAAATACTGTGAGAGGCGACGCGCCAAGGCTCTCGGCTGCCAGCTCGATACGCCGGTCGATACCGCCAAGAGCACCCGTAACGCTTACCAGAACAAAGGGGATCGAAATCACGGTGTGCGCGACAATCACGCCAAGATACGAATTTGCTATGCCCAATCGCACGAAGAGCAGTTGCATGCCCACACCCAGCACTACTGCGGGAACGACCATTGGCAATAGGAACAGAGTTTTAATGGGGCCGGAAAGAAAAATTATCCTGCTGCGCAAGCCAAGCGCGGCCATCGTCCCCAACACGGTTGCCAAAATCATAGTCCCAGAACCGATGATCAGGCTGTTGACGATCGCGCGGCGCCAGACATCCGCTGTCGCGAGTTCCTCAAACCAGCGCCCTGACCAGCCCGGCACCGGATAGGTCAGAAACACGCTGGAGGTAAATGCCAGTGGAAGGATGGCGAACAGCGGCGCGATCAGAAAGATCACGGCAGCCGCACCGAACACGATTTTCGCGAAGCGCCCCATCTTCATGCCCTCCGGGGATCATCGGCGGTAAGCCGTCCGTAAACCGCGTAGAGTATCAGACAGGCTACGAGCAACACGAGCCCAAGTGCACCGGCCATGCCCCAATTGGCCGAACCGGTTGCGTAATAAGCAATGATCGAGCTTATCATCTGGTCGCCCGGTCCACCGATCAACGCAGGAGTGATGTAGTAGCCAATCGCGCTCATAAATACGAGTAGCATGCCGGACACGATACCGCGCATACTCAACGGAAGCAGCACTCGCAGGAACGCTCTCCACGGCGGCGCACCAAGAGATGCGGCTGCAGGCATGAGATTGCCTGGGATAGACACAAGCACGCTGTAGATCGGAAGCACCATGAACGGCAGAAGCACATGCGTCATGGCGATGACCACACCCGCCCTGTTGAAGATCAAGGGAAAAGGCGCATCGGTTATGCCGAGCCAGATCAGCGTATCGTTGATGAGGCCCTTATCCTGCAAAAGAATGAACCAGGCAGCCGTTCGCACCAGCAACGATGTCCACAGCGGCAGTAAAACAGCAGCAAACAGCACGCTTTTGATCCAGCCCGTAGATGACGCCAGCAAGACCGCGTAGGGGTAACCAATCGCTGCACAAGCCAATGTCACCAGAGCAGCAATCCAGAAAGTACGCAGCATGATCGCCCGGTTTGCCGATGTGCCCGGCGCCATAGAAACAATTTCACCCGATGTCGAGCGCTCCATATCGACGGCCGCAAGCAGGTTGCGATCAGTTGTCGGGGAAAGCGCATTTGCAATCGCCCGCCAAAACTCCGGCCGGCTCCATCGCTTGTCGATCATTTCAAGATCTGGAACAGGATCGCCCTTTTCGATGGCTGAAAGCGTTTTGCTCATCAACGTGCGAAAGCCGGATTGAGCGCTGTTCAAGCGCCGAACCATATCGCCTATCGCCTGTTGGTCAGTCGAAGATTTCAGGTCCGTTACCAGGGCCTGCTTCATGTCTGGCGATGGACCCGACTGTCCGTCCCAAAGACTTACCGCTTCTGCGGTTCGGGGTAGAACGCGCAATACCGCTGTATCTGACACGGCCTGCTTCATCATCACCCCGAGCGGCCAAAGAAAAAACAGCGCGATAAAAACAAGCAGAGGCGTGATCAAAAATATCGCTCGAATATTTTTGCCGGACAAAACCGTCATGCTGCGATCGTCCAGCAATCAGCGGCACTGAACTTGGCGACGACATCAGTTCCGGGCGTCCATTCGCGCGATTTTCTGTCTAGCCGCACGATGAAATCATGCGCACTCCCATCAAGCTGGATACGCAGATGATCTCCTTGATAGACGCTATCAACCACGCGCGTTCTAAGGAGGTTGTCTGAATTATCCTCGCTGCCAAGTTCGATACGCTCAGGCCGGATGGACAAGAGAACCTTCTGCCCGGCCGCGAGAGTTTCCTTGGATGCTGCGGTCAGCGTGCCGCCGTCCTTCAGGCGAATAAAAGCACGCGCGTTTTCCATCCGCTCGATTATCCCTTCGGCGAGATTGGTTTCGCCTATGAATTCGGCGACAAACCGCGTTTGCGGCTCATCGTAGATCGCACGCGGCGTGCCGATCTGTTCAATTTTTCCTTTGTTGAAGACAGCGATCCGGTCCGACATGGTCAGCGCTTCACCCTGATCATGGGTGACGAAGACAATCGTCAATCCCAATCGGCTGTGCAGCGCGCGGATATCGAGTTGCATCTGCTCGCGCAACTGCTTGTCGAGAGCGCCCAGCGGCTCGTCCATCAAGACGACACCTGGCTCGAAAACCAGTGCACGGGCAAGCGCCACCCGCTGTTGTTGCCCGCCGGACAGTTGCGATGGCTTGCGTTCGCGCATCGGGGAAAGTTGCACCATATCGAGCACTTTATCCACCAGCTTGCCGATCTCGCCCTTTCCAACACCACGCATCTGCAAAGGAAAAGCAACATTTTCGCCAACGGTCATATGCGGGAAAAGCGCATAGTTCTGAAAAACCACGCCCATGTTACGCTTATATGAGGGAACCGCATTGATAGGCTTTCCATCGACATAAATCGTCCCGCTGCTCGGACTTTCAAACCCGGCAAGCATCATCAGAAGCGTGGTCTTGCCTGAACCGGAGGGGCCGAGCAAGCTCACGAATTCGCCCTTGCCTATATCGAGGTTCAAACCATCTATAACTTTGAAATCACCGTATGATTTACTGATATTCTCGAAGCGGATGCGGCAGTCCGTCAATGAATTACTCCATCTTCCGGAAAACGGGGAAACCCCGCCGGTGTTGCGCCCACGGGGCCATAATTGCGAATTATTGTGCCAGCCACGCGTTGAAGCGCTTCGTCAGCTCTTCTGAGTTGTCGATCCAGAAGTCGACATTCAGTGGCAGAGAGTCTTTCAGATTGGCTTCCGCTGTCGGAAGATCGGATGCGAATTCCGCGGGCACCTTGCTTGCGGCTTCCTTGTTCGGCAGGCCGTAAGCCACGTATTTCGGCAATTTCACCTGATTCTCGGGCTGGCTCGCAAAAGCAATGAAATCCAGCCCCACATCCTTGTTTTCGGCATCTTTCAGGATGACCCAGCTGTCGACAGCATAAATGCTGCCCGGCCAGACCACCTTGAAATTCTTGCCCTCGCTCCTGTTTATGCCCGTGATGCGCCCGTTATAGGCCGACGCCATCACCACTTCATCCGAGGCCAGCAATTGCAGTGGCTGCGCTCCTGCTTCCCACCAGACTATATTTGGCTTCAGTTCATCAAGCTTTTTGAATGCGCGATCCACACCCTCTGGCGTCGAGAGAACATCGTAAATCTCGTCCTTGCTGACCCCGTCAGCGAGGAGTGCAAATTCGAGAGTATATTTGGCGCCTTTGCGCAGGGAGCGTTTGCCTGGAAACTTTTTCACATCCCAGAAATCTGCCCAGGATTGCGGACCATCTTTCAACTTGTCCGCGTTATAGGCGATCGCGGTAGACCACACGATCGCACCGACACCGCAATCATTGACCGCACTGTCGAGAAACTTGTCTTTGCCGCCTAGCTTGTCCCAATCGATCTTTTCGTAAAGACCGTCCGCACAACCAAGGGCGAGTTCTTCCGCCTCCACCTGCACCACATCCCAATTGGGCTTTCCTGCTTTCACCTTTGCCTGAACGACACCGTAGCCGCCGTCCCAGGATTCATCCAGCAAGGGCTTGCCGATCTTCTCGGAGAAGGGCTTGAAGTAAATTTCCCGTTGGGCGTCCTGATAGTTGCCGCCCCAGGAAACGACTGTCAGATCGCGGGCGGTCGCAGAGCCTGTATCGAGTGCAGTTGCAAGGAGTCCGCCCATAAGGGCAAGGCGAGCAATTTTCATCGACATGTTCCCATTTTGGTTCGACGGGTTGTTCCCGACGTTGTTGTAATGGGCCATGCTAGCTTGATCGTTAGTCGCGGGCAATATTGTAGTCGCCCGACAATGCAAAAGTATTATCCCGTTTTCACGAGGTGGAGAATCCGGGCGAAACGTCCGGATTTCTCATTCGCGCGCGCTTCAAACGCGTTCAAGCGCAAGGGCGATCCCCTGCCCGACACCTATGCACATTGTTGCGAGAGCATACCTGCCGCGATTGAGCGAAAGTTCGAGCGCCGCCGTGCCTGCAATGCGCGCACCGGACATACCGAGTGGATGTCCAAGAGCAATCGCGCCGCCGTTCGGGTTGACACGCTCGTCGTCGTCGGAGATTCCGAGATCGCGCAACACTGCCAGGCCCTGCGATGCAAATGCCTCGTTCAGTTCGATGACGTCGAAGGCATCAGTCGCGATACCGGTACGCGCGCAGAGCCTCCTTGTCGCCGGAGCAGGACCAATACCCATGATGCGGGGAGGAACACCTGCCGTAGCACCACCAACAATGCGCGCTATGGGCGTGAGGCCATATTTTTTAATGGCCTCCTCTGACGCGATGATGAGCGCTGCAGCTCCGTCATTTACACCTGAAGCGTTGCCTGCCGTCACAGTGCCGCCCTCGCGGAAGGGCGTGCCCAGCTTTGCCAATGCTTCCAGGCTCGTCACACGGGGGTGTTCGTCCCTGTCCACAATGATCGGCTCACCTTTGCGCCGCGGTATTGTGACGGGCACGATTTCCCTGGCAAGGCGTCCATTCTCTTGCGCAACTGCCGCCTTTTCCTGACTGCGAAGCGCAAATATGTCCTGATCCTGCCTCGAAACATTGAAATCTTCCGCTACGTTCTCGCCCGTCTCCGGCATGGAATCCACACCGTACTGCTTCTTCATCAAAGGATTGACGAACCGCCAGCCGATGGTCGTATCGAAGATTTCCGCCTTGCGTGAAAATGCGCTGTCGGCTTTCGGCATGACGAAAGGCGCGCGGCTCATGCTTTCCACGCCTCCGGCGATGACAAGTTCTGCTTCGCCGGCTTTGATTGCGCGTGCGGCCGTTATGACAGCATCCATCCCTGACCCGCAGAGACGATTGATCGTGGTTCCTGACACCCCAACTGGCAATCCCGCCAGCAGAAGTGACATACGCGCGACATTGCGGTTGTCTTCCCCGGCCTGATTGGCTGAGCCGAAAATGACGTCATCGACGGCTTCCCAATCGACAGAGCCATTACGCTCCATAAGTGCTCTCAGTGGGACCGCACCAAGATCGTCGGCACGAATCGATGAAAGCGCGCCCCCGTAGCGACCGATTGGCGTGCGGATATAATCGCAGATATATGCTTCACTCATGGTATGGCCTCACAGTTCCGGGACAACGAGATCGGCAACCGGGCCGTCCACGTGGAGTTTCGCACCGGTCATGGCCTGAAGGTCTTCCAATGTCATGGAAGCCAACTTTTCACGCAGCACAAAACGCCCCTTGTCGATATCGATCACCGCATGGCTGGTATAGACACGCGTGATACATGCAACACCGGTTAGCGGGAAAGTGCACTTTTCGACGAGCTTCGGTTCGCCCTTCTTCGTCACATGCTCGGTAATCACCACGACCTGTTTCGCGCCGTGCACAAGATCCATTGCACCACCGACCGCCGGCACACCCTTGGCCCCTACTCGCCAGTTAGCGAGATCGCCGTTCTGGGCAACCTGATATGCACCAAGAATTGCCACGTCGAGATGGCCGCCGCGCACCATTGCGAAGCTGTCGGCGTGGTGGAAGAAAGCCGCGCCGGGCTTCAGCGTGACCGCCTTCTTGCCAGCATTGATCAGATCCCAATCTTCCTCGCCCTCCGGAGGGGCTTCGCCGAAATCCAGAATGCCGTTTTCCGTATGGAAAATCGCTTCGCGGCCTTCCGGTTGATAACGGGCGACCATTTCTGGAAAGCCGATACCGAGATTTACATAGGCACCGTCCTGGATATCCTGTGCGGCACGCCAGGCGATCTGCGCATTGGATAATTTGATGTCGTCATGAATATCGATCATCATGCGTAGGTCACTCCCGCGCGAATGAGTTCTTCTTCCTGCTTCGGATTTGCAACTTCAACGACACTGTCAACGAAGATGCCCGGCGTGATGACATTTTCCGGTTCAATGCCGCCGAGCTGAACAATTTCCGACACCTGCACAATGGTTCTCGCTGCAGCCATGCACATGAGCGGATTGAAATTGCGCGCCGCCATACGATAGGTCAGATTGCCGTGCCTATCGCCAAGATGAGCCTTGATGAGCGCGAAATCAGCCTTCAACCAGCGCTCCTGCACATAGGGTCGCCCGTCAAA is from Brucella intermedia LMG 3301 and encodes:
- a CDS encoding CoA transferase subunit B; its protein translation is MMIDIHDDIKLSNAQIAWRAAQDIQDGAYVNLGIGFPEMVARYQPEGREAIFHTENGILDFGEAPPEGEEDWDLINAGKKAVTLKPGAAFFHHADSFAMVRGGHLDVAILGAYQVAQNGDLANWRVGAKGVPAVGGAMDLVHGAKQVVVITEHVTKKGEPKLVEKCTFPLTGVACITRVYTSHAVIDIDKGRFVLREKLASMTLEDLQAMTGAKLHVDGPVADLVVPEL
- a CDS encoding Lrp/AsnC family transcriptional regulator — encoded protein: MTTEADLILIALLRENARASTADLARRLGVSRTTVQSRIEKLEKRGVIEGYTVRIAPEFERDLVRAHVLVTALPKLAPKVETALRGMMAVRSLHSVSGHFDMIVVVEAPSIQELDAVLDRIGALEGVERTMSSIILSTRIDR
- a CDS encoding ABC transporter ATP-binding protein: MTDCRIRFENISKSYGDFKVIDGLNLDIGKGEFVSLLGPSGSGKTTLLMMLAGFESPSSGTIYVDGKPINAVPSYKRNMGVVFQNYALFPHMTVGENVAFPLQMRGVGKGEIGKLVDKVLDMVQLSPMRERKPSQLSGGQQQRVALARALVFEPGVVLMDEPLGALDKQLREQMQLDIRALHSRLGLTIVFVTHDQGEALTMSDRIAVFNKGKIEQIGTPRAIYDEPQTRFVAEFIGETNLAEGIIERMENARAFIRLKDGGTLTAASKETLAAGQKVLLSIRPERIELGSEDNSDNLLRTRVVDSVYQGDHLRIQLDGSAHDFIVRLDRKSREWTPGTDVVAKFSAADCWTIAA
- a CDS encoding ABC transporter substrate-binding protein — encoded protein: MKIARLALMGGLLATALDTGSATARDLTVVSWGGNYQDAQREIYFKPFSEKIGKPLLDESWDGGYGVVQAKVKAGKPNWDVVQVEAEELALGCADGLYEKIDWDKLGGKDKFLDSAVNDCGVGAIVWSTAIAYNADKLKDGPQSWADFWDVKKFPGKRSLRKGAKYTLEFALLADGVSKDEIYDVLSTPEGVDRAFKKLDELKPNIVWWEAGAQPLQLLASDEVVMASAYNGRITGINRSEGKNFKVVWPGSIYAVDSWVILKDAENKDVGLDFIAFASQPENQVKLPKYVAYGLPNKEAASKVPAEFASDLPTAEANLKDSLPLNVDFWIDNSEELTKRFNAWLAQ
- a CDS encoding saccharopine dehydrogenase family protein; translation: MKEIVVVGAGKIGATIADLLASTGEYAVTVVDRSQAQLDALESGAEVKTQALDIEDAKALEAALAGKFAVLSAAPFHLTTRIAEAAAKAGVHYLDLTEDVASTRRVKELAKEAKTAFIPQCGLAPGFISIVAYDLAKRFDKLDSVRMRVGALPQYPSNALNYNLTWSTDGVINEYIEPCEAIVNGELTEVPALEEREEFSLDGVTYEAFNTSGGLGTLCETLEGKVRTLNYRTIRYPGHVALMKALLNDLGLRHRREVLKDIFENALPTTLQDVVVIFVTVSGTKNGRLVQETYANKVYAAPVGKIVRSGIQITTASAICAVLDMLAKGDLPQQGFIRQEDITLGAFLANRFGKAYAQEDHCARMVA
- a CDS encoding ABC transporter permease, giving the protein MGRFAKIVFGAAAVIFLIAPLFAILPLAFTSSVFLTYPVPGWSGRWFEELATADVWRRAIVNSLIIGSGTMILATVLGTMAALGLRSRIIFLSGPIKTLFLLPMVVPAVVLGVGMQLLFVRLGIANSYLGVIVAHTVISIPFVLVSVTGALGGIDRRIELAAESLGASPLTVFRKITLPLAMPGIASGAVLAFATSLDEVVLTLFVAGPNQRTLARQMFSTIRENISPAIAAAAFLFIAGTVLLGLAVMLFRRKRMSGAVST
- a CDS encoding ABC transporter permease; translation: MTVLSGKNIRAIFLITPLLVFIALFFLWPLGVMMKQAVSDTAVLRVLPRTAEAVSLWDGQSGPSPDMKQALVTDLKSSTDQQAIGDMVRRLNSAQSGFRTLMSKTLSAIEKGDPVPDLEMIDKRWSRPEFWRAIANALSPTTDRNLLAAVDMERSTSGEIVSMAPGTSANRAIMLRTFWIAALVTLACAAIGYPYAVLLASSTGWIKSVLFAAVLLPLWTSLLVRTAAWFILLQDKGLINDTLIWLGITDAPFPLIFNRAGVVIAMTHVLLPFMVLPIYSVLVSIPGNLMPAAASLGAPPWRAFLRVLLPLSMRGIVSGMLLVFMSAIGYYITPALIGGPGDQMISSIIAYYATGSANWGMAGALGLVLLVACLILYAVYGRLTADDPRRA
- the pcaF gene encoding 3-oxoadipyl-CoA thiolase; the encoded protein is MSEAYICDYIRTPIGRYGGALSSIRADDLGAVPLRALMERNGSVDWEAVDDVIFGSANQAGEDNRNVARMSLLLAGLPVGVSGTTINRLCGSGMDAVITAARAIKAGEAELVIAGGVESMSRAPFVMPKADSAFSRKAEIFDTTIGWRFVNPLMKKQYGVDSMPETGENVAEDFNVSRQDQDIFALRSQEKAAVAQENGRLAREIVPVTIPRRKGEPIIVDRDEHPRVTSLEALAKLGTPFREGGTVTAGNASGVNDGAAALIIASEEAIKKYGLTPIARIVGGATAGVPPRIMGIGPAPATRRLCARTGIATDAFDVIELNEAFASQGLAVLRDLGISDDDERVNPNGGAIALGHPLGMSGARIAGTAALELSLNRGRYALATMCIGVGQGIALALERV